The following proteins are encoded in a genomic region of Rhodoferax aquaticus:
- the efp gene encoding elongation factor P, giving the protein MKIAQEIRAGNVIMHGKDPMVVLKTEYSRGGRNSATVRMKLKSLIANFGTEVVFKADDKLDQVILDKKDCTYSYFADPMYVCMDEEYNQYEVEAENMGDALNYLEDGMAVEVVFYDGKAISVELPTSVVREITWTEPAVKGDTSGKVLKPAKIATGFEIGVPIFVAQGDKVEIDTRTGEYRKRV; this is encoded by the coding sequence ATGAAAATCGCTCAAGAAATCCGTGCCGGCAACGTCATCATGCACGGTAAAGACCCCATGGTCGTCCTGAAAACCGAATACAGCCGCGGCGGCCGTAACTCTGCAACCGTTCGCATGAAGCTCAAGAGCCTGATTGCTAATTTCGGTACCGAAGTGGTTTTCAAAGCGGACGACAAGTTGGACCAAGTCATCTTGGACAAAAAGGATTGCACTTACTCCTACTTCGCTGACCCTATGTACGTGTGCATGGACGAAGAGTACAACCAGTACGAAGTGGAAGCCGAAAACATGGGCGACGCGCTCAACTACCTCGAAGACGGCATGGCTGTTGAAGTGGTGTTCTACGACGGCAAAGCCATCTCCGTGGAACTGCCCACCAGCGTGGTGCGTGAAATCACTTGGACAGAACCTGCTGTCAAGGGCGACACGTCTGGCAAGGTTCTCAAGCCTGCCAAGATCGCTACCGGTTTCGAAATCGGTGTGCCAATTTTCGTGGCGCAAGGCGACAAGGTCGAAATCGACACACGCACTGGCGAATACCGCAAGCGCGTCTAA
- the earP gene encoding elongation factor P maturation arginine rhamnosyltransferase EarP has protein sequence MQWDIFCRVVDNFGDIGICWRLSQQMAAAGHSVRLWVDDASALRWMAPGALEGHVVGVSVLDWALSADAPTLATLTPADVWIEAFGCEIAPEFVATYAASMGANGQNSPHKPPVWINLEYLSAEPYAERCHGLPSPVMHGPAKAWTKHFFYPGFTDRTGGLLREPDLDRRQSGFDRSTWLGRHGIQWTGERLVSLFCYEPPLLEAFLDTLAHADTPTQLLVTHGRATQAVRHLEEKWLQRSLVKRGQLSISYLPPLTQNDYDHLLWACDFNCVRGEDSIVRALWAGKPFVWNIYPQDDNAHHDKLNAFLDMLDASPSWRQFHSAWNAMPHAANPLITLLKDWPQWALQAEAARQRLCAQDDLASQLIGFVQKNR, from the coding sequence ATGCAATGGGACATCTTTTGCCGCGTGGTCGACAACTTTGGGGACATTGGCATTTGCTGGCGCTTGAGCCAGCAAATGGCTGCAGCGGGTCATAGCGTTCGACTCTGGGTGGACGATGCAAGCGCGCTGCGCTGGATGGCACCGGGCGCGCTGGAGGGCCATGTTGTCGGCGTCTCTGTGCTGGACTGGGCCTTGTCTGCTGATGCCCCAACCCTGGCCACCTTGACACCTGCCGATGTGTGGATTGAAGCGTTCGGCTGTGAAATTGCTCCCGAATTTGTAGCGACCTACGCAGCCTCCATGGGCGCGAATGGCCAGAATTCACCTCATAAACCTCCAGTCTGGATCAATTTGGAGTACCTGAGTGCCGAGCCCTACGCCGAGCGCTGCCACGGCCTACCCTCCCCTGTCATGCACGGCCCAGCCAAAGCTTGGACCAAGCATTTCTTCTACCCCGGATTCACTGACCGCACTGGCGGACTGTTGCGGGAGCCCGATCTAGACCGACGTCAATCTGGCTTCGACCGCAGCACGTGGTTGGGCCGTCACGGCATCCAGTGGACAGGCGAACGCTTGGTCTCTTTGTTTTGCTACGAGCCGCCTTTGCTCGAAGCATTTTTGGACACGCTGGCCCACGCCGACACGCCCACCCAACTGCTGGTCACCCATGGACGCGCGACGCAAGCCGTTCGACATTTGGAAGAAAAATGGCTGCAGCGCTCACTGGTTAAGCGCGGGCAGCTATCAATTTCATACTTGCCGCCACTCACCCAAAACGATTACGACCATTTGCTCTGGGCCTGCGACTTCAACTGCGTGCGCGGCGAAGACTCCATTGTTCGCGCGCTGTGGGCGGGCAAGCCCTTTGTGTGGAACATCTACCCGCAGGACGACAACGCCCACCACGACAAGCTCAACGCCTTTTTGGATATGCTGGACGCCAGCCCCTCATGGCGTCAATTTCACTCAGCGTGGAATGCCATGCCGCACGCGGCAAACCCGCTGATCACCCTGCTCAAAGACTGGCCGCAGTGGGCACTGCAAGCCGAGGCCGCGCGCCAGCGCCTTTGCGCTCAAGACGACTTGGCAAGCCAGCTTATAGGTTTTGTGCAGAAAAACCGTTAA